From a region of the Streptomyces sp. B21-083 genome:
- a CDS encoding TetR/AcrR family transcriptional regulator: protein MTTEAKSSTRERLLEAVAALTYRDGAGMGVDALCRAAGVSKRSMYQLFESKDELLAASLEERTAAFVAGLLPTPDDGRSPRERITHVFGRLESQADSPDFQGCRYLSVQIELKDRTHPASRVAHRVKANLTDFFRAEAERGGASDPDLLARQLILVFDGASARAGIGADELPGLIAPTVAAMLDASHMR from the coding sequence ATGACCACCGAGGCGAAGTCAAGTACCAGGGAGCGGCTGCTGGAGGCGGTGGCGGCGCTCACCTACCGGGACGGTGCCGGCATGGGCGTCGACGCGCTGTGCAGGGCGGCGGGGGTGTCGAAGCGTTCCATGTACCAGCTGTTCGAGAGTAAGGACGAACTGCTGGCGGCGAGCCTGGAGGAACGCACCGCCGCCTTCGTGGCCGGGCTCCTGCCCACCCCCGACGACGGCCGTTCACCCCGTGAGCGGATCACGCACGTCTTCGGCCGGCTGGAGTCGCAGGCGGATTCGCCCGACTTCCAGGGCTGTCGGTACCTGTCTGTCCAGATCGAGCTCAAGGACCGGACTCACCCCGCGAGCCGGGTGGCCCACCGGGTCAAGGCGAACCTGACGGACTTCTTCCGCGCCGAGGCCGAACGGGGCGGGGCGAGCGACCCGGATCTGCTGGCCCGGCAGCTGATCCTGGTCTTCGACGGCGCCAGCGCCCGCGCGGGAATCGGCGCCGATGAGCTGCCGGGGCTCATCGCGCCGACTGTGGCCGCGATGCTCGACGCGAGCCATATGCGCTGA
- a CDS encoding SDR family oxidoreductase yields MTSLKGASVFVTGGSRGIGKALVEELYLRGAGKVYATARDPRTVTHPDAVPVALEVTDPASVAAAAAQAQDVTVLINNAGASVGASFLGSALDDVRQEFETNFYGPLLVARAFVPVIEGNGGGHILNVHSVLSWVALGGSYSASKAALWSQTNSLRLELQPRGISVTGLHVGYVDTDLAAGADGPKADPRDVAARALDGIEAGAHEVLADDISRQVKAGLAGDLAGLYPQLAQ; encoded by the coding sequence ATGACATCACTCAAGGGCGCGAGCGTCTTCGTCACCGGCGGCAGTCGCGGGATAGGCAAGGCCCTGGTGGAGGAGCTCTACCTCCGGGGTGCCGGCAAGGTCTACGCCACGGCCCGTGATCCGCGCACGGTGACCCATCCCGACGCCGTTCCGGTGGCGCTGGAGGTCACCGACCCGGCGTCCGTGGCGGCGGCCGCCGCGCAGGCGCAGGATGTCACCGTGCTGATCAACAACGCCGGCGCCTCGGTCGGCGCGTCCTTCCTCGGCTCCGCGCTCGACGACGTGCGCCAGGAGTTCGAGACCAACTTCTACGGCCCCCTGCTGGTCGCCCGGGCCTTCGTGCCGGTCATCGAGGGCAACGGCGGCGGCCACATCCTCAATGTGCACTCGGTGCTGTCCTGGGTGGCCCTCGGCGGCTCCTACAGCGCCTCCAAGGCCGCTCTGTGGTCGCAGACCAACTCCCTGCGCCTGGAACTCCAGCCGCGCGGAATCTCTGTCACCGGACTGCACGTGGGATACGTGGACACGGACCTCGCGGCGGGCGCCGACGGCCCCAAGGCCGACCCGCGCGACGTCGCCGCCCGCGCCCTCGACGGCATCGAGGCGGGAGCGCACGAGGTACTCGCCGACGACATCTCGCGCCAGGTCAAGGCGGGACTCGCCGGAGACCTCGCGGGACTGTATCCCCAGCTGGCGCAGTAG
- the allB gene encoding allantoinase AllB, with protein sequence MSDIELVLRSTRVITPEGTRAATVAVAEGRIVAVLPYEADVPVGARLEDFGDDVLLPGLVDTHVHVNDPGRTEWEGFWTATRAAAAGGITTLVDMPLNSLPPTTTVDHLRTKREVAADKAHIDVGFWGGALPDNVKDLRPLHDAGVFGFKAFLSPSGVDEFPHLDQERLALSMAEIAGFDGLLIVHAEDPHHLDTAPQQGGPEYAHFLASRPRGAEDRAIAGLIEQAKRLHARVHVLHLSSSDALPLIAAAKADGVRITVETCPHYLTLTAEEVPDGASEFKCCPPIREAANQDLLWQALADGTIDCVVTDHSPSTADLKTADFATAWGGISGLQLSLPAVWTEARRRGHSLEDVVRWMSTRTAALVGLDARKGAIEAGRDADFAVLAPDETFTVDPAALQHRNRVTAYAGRTLSGVVRSTWLRGQRIVAEGEFTDPKGQLLTRTP encoded by the coding sequence GTGTCCGACATCGAACTGGTGTTGCGCTCGACGCGTGTCATCACGCCCGAGGGGACCCGCGCGGCCACCGTCGCGGTCGCCGAGGGTCGAATCGTGGCCGTACTCCCGTACGAGGCCGACGTACCGGTTGGCGCGCGTCTGGAGGACTTCGGCGACGACGTCCTGCTGCCCGGGCTGGTGGACACCCACGTCCACGTCAACGACCCCGGACGCACCGAGTGGGAGGGCTTCTGGACCGCGACGCGCGCCGCGGCGGCCGGCGGCATCACCACCCTCGTCGACATGCCCCTGAACTCCCTCCCGCCGACGACGACGGTCGACCACCTCCGTACGAAGCGGGAAGTCGCCGCGGACAAGGCGCACATCGACGTCGGCTTCTGGGGCGGCGCGCTGCCCGACAACGTCAAGGACCTGCGCCCGCTGCACGACGCCGGTGTCTTCGGCTTCAAGGCGTTCCTGTCACCGTCCGGCGTGGACGAGTTCCCGCACCTCGACCAGGAGCGACTCGCGCTGTCGATGGCCGAGATCGCCGGCTTCGACGGACTGCTCATCGTGCACGCCGAGGACCCGCACCACCTTGACACGGCACCGCAGCAAGGCGGCCCGGAGTACGCGCACTTCCTCGCCTCGCGTCCGCGCGGCGCCGAGGACCGGGCGATCGCCGGCCTGATCGAGCAGGCGAAGCGCCTGCACGCGCGCGTACACGTCCTGCATCTGTCGTCGAGCGACGCGCTGCCGCTGATCGCCGCCGCGAAGGCGGACGGGGTGCGGATCACGGTGGAGACGTGCCCGCACTACCTGACCCTCACCGCCGAGGAAGTCCCGGACGGAGCGAGCGAGTTCAAGTGCTGCCCGCCCATCCGCGAGGCCGCCAACCAGGACCTGCTGTGGCAGGCGCTGGCCGACGGCACGATCGACTGCGTGGTCACCGACCACTCGCCGTCCACCGCGGACCTCAAGACCGCCGACTTCGCCACGGCGTGGGGCGGTATCTCGGGGCTCCAGCTGAGCCTCCCGGCGGTGTGGACCGAGGCGCGGCGAAGAGGCCACTCCCTGGAGGACGTCGTGCGCTGGATGTCCACGCGCACGGCCGCACTCGTGGGCCTCGACGCGCGCAAGGGCGCGATCGAGGCGGGCCGGGACGCCGACTTCGCGGTACTCGCGCCGGACGAGACGTTCACCGTGGACCCGGCCGCCCTGCAGCACCGCAACCGCGTGACGGCGTACGCGGGCAGGACCCTCAGCGGTGTCGTCCGCTCGACCTGGCTGCGCGGCCAACGCATCGTGGCGGAGGGCGAGTTCACCGACCCGAAGGGACAGCTCCTCACCCGTACACCCTGA
- the alc gene encoding allantoicase, producing MTATVSFTGDANPYGGGDPYADYRTADFPFTQYADLADRRLGAGVIAANDEFFADRENMLVPGPAEFVPEHFGHKGKIMDGWETRRRRGASAEHPWPTAQDHDWALVRLGAPGVVRGIVVDTAHFRGNYPQAVSVEGVSVPGSPSPEELLADDVKWTTLVPRTKVGGHAANGFEVALEQRFTHLRVNQHPDGGIARLRVYGEVAPDPVWLAALGTFDVVALENGGRAEDASDRFYSPASNTVQPGRSRKMDDGWETRRRRDQGNDWISYRLVARSEIRAVEIDTAYLKGNSAGWATVSLRDGVNGGWSEILPRTRLQPDTNHRFVLPAPATGTHARVDIYPDGGISRLRLFGSLTEEGTAELAARHRELGG from the coding sequence GTGACCGCGACTGTGAGCTTCACCGGCGACGCGAACCCCTACGGAGGCGGTGACCCGTACGCGGACTACCGCACCGCGGACTTCCCCTTCACCCAGTACGCCGACCTCGCCGACCGCCGCCTCGGGGCCGGGGTGATCGCCGCCAACGACGAGTTCTTCGCCGACCGCGAGAACATGCTCGTGCCCGGGCCCGCCGAGTTCGTGCCCGAGCACTTCGGCCACAAGGGCAAGATCATGGACGGCTGGGAGACCAGGCGCCGGCGCGGCGCGTCCGCCGAGCACCCGTGGCCGACGGCACAGGACCACGACTGGGCGCTGGTACGGCTCGGCGCGCCGGGCGTCGTACGCGGCATCGTGGTCGACACCGCCCACTTCCGCGGCAACTATCCGCAGGCTGTGTCGGTGGAGGGCGTGTCGGTGCCCGGCTCCCCGTCCCCCGAGGAACTGCTGGCGGACGACGTGAAGTGGACGACGCTGGTGCCGCGCACGAAGGTCGGCGGTCACGCGGCGAACGGCTTCGAGGTGGCGCTCGAACAGCGCTTCACGCATCTGCGGGTCAACCAGCATCCGGACGGGGGCATCGCGCGCCTGCGGGTGTACGGGGAGGTCGCCCCCGACCCTGTCTGGCTGGCGGCGCTGGGCACCTTCGACGTGGTCGCCCTGGAGAACGGCGGCCGGGCCGAGGACGCGTCCGACCGCTTCTACTCACCGGCGTCCAACACCGTCCAGCCGGGGCGCTCCCGCAAGATGGACGACGGCTGGGAGACGCGCCGCCGCCGCGACCAGGGCAACGACTGGATCAGCTACCGGCTCGTGGCCCGGTCGGAGATCAGGGCCGTCGAGATCGACACGGCGTATCTGAAGGGGAACAGCGCGGGCTGGGCGACGGTGTCGCTCCGGGACGGGGTGAACGGCGGGTGGTCGGAGATCCTTCCGCGCACCCGCCTCCAGCCCGACACCAACCACCGCTTCGTCCTGCCGGCCCCGGCGACGGGCACGCACGCGCGCGTGGACATCTACCCGGACGGCGGGATCTCGCGCCTCCGGCTGTTCGGCTCCCTGACGGAGGAGGGTACGGCGGAACTGGCGGCCCGGCACCGGGAACTCGGGGGCTGA